The genomic segment CATGATCGGAATCTTTTTGGTTAAAATCATTGGGTAAAATCACTAACGTTGTTGAAAAGGAGGGTAGGATTATGCTTTTCAGGGAAGAGATCAAAGCCGCCTTAAAAAAATGGAATCAGGCCTGGGATGAACATGACCTAAATGGAGTCATGGACCTTTTTCATGAAGACATATTATTTGAGAATTGGACAGGGGGAAAGGTCCAAGGCCAGAAGGCTCTGCGCCAGGCATGGGAACCCTGGTTTAAGAATCATGGGGGGTTTCGATTCAGCGCCGAAGATTTATTTATCGATGAAGCCGAGCAAAAGGTTCTTTATCAATGGCAGCTCGATTGGCCATCCAGCGAAAAAGGATTCGAAGGGAGGCCGGAGCGAAGGCGCGGGCTTGATATCATCCATTTCCGGGAGGGAAAGATTATCGGCAAGTTCACCTATTCCAAGACCACGGTCGAGATAGACGGGAAAAGAGTGAAATTGGTTGCGGAAAGGGGTTCTTAAGGCCAAAGACGCAAGGTAGCGCAGATGGTAAAATTGTACCCTTTCTATTTTCGTTGACGGGATTGGGACAGCTGGCTAGAATTAAAATAGGTTTGAAGAAAAATTTCCTGTCCCCTTTAGCTCCATTTAAGTTTTTTTTTGATTTGCCGATAATTATATTAAATCGTTGATATTTTGTTAGCGCGAGGCTTT from the Deltaproteobacteria bacterium genome contains:
- a CDS encoding nuclear transport factor 2 family protein, with amino-acid sequence MLFREEIKAALKKWNQAWDEHDLNGVMDLFHEDILFENWTGGKVQGQKALRQAWEPWFKNHGGFRFSAEDLFIDEAEQKVLYQWQLDWPSSEKGFEGRPERRRGLDIIHFREGKIIGKFTYSKTTVEIDGKRVKLVAERGS